A window of the Butyricimonas faecalis genome harbors these coding sequences:
- a CDS encoding TlpA disulfide reductase family protein: protein MKKGILFLLFYVVFFESYSQQRIEGNVGDAQINKIYLFEVVNEFREIYRVIDSAEVHKGNFEFVLNEMTPELYFVGDNLKHGGYFFLDGKNVKLTAERVTEEGITWSVKGSPLDKLYREFANELYVATNKHIQDSLDRCFFRARDMGDEAEMARIKKESIPYYTKEKEIEQALVNKYLEKNRNNPFGIYLYYSKIFQFKNFPTLNDVDKERAYIKTFGSKAKKTRYMTWMGEQLMIYENCSIGHEAPEIVGKDTLGNIIRLSDLRGNYVLIDFWHSYCHWCRKEVPALKKALKHFEGKNFKILGVSSDFYEERWKKIIREDGSFWEHMILGRGNPASRLYCVRAVPYIVLIGPDGKILAKELRGQDLIDVPDKFVK, encoded by the coding sequence ATGAAAAAAGGTATTCTTTTCCTTCTTTTTTATGTTGTATTTTTTGAAAGTTATAGTCAACAAAGAATAGAGGGTAATGTCGGAGATGCTCAAATCAATAAAATTTATTTGTTTGAAGTTGTAAATGAGTTTAGAGAAATATATCGTGTGATTGATTCCGCTGAAGTTCATAAAGGAAATTTTGAGTTTGTTTTGAATGAAATGACGCCGGAGCTTTATTTCGTGGGAGATAATCTTAAACATGGTGGTTATTTTTTTCTAGATGGAAAAAATGTAAAATTGACAGCAGAACGAGTGACGGAGGAAGGAATAACATGGAGTGTAAAAGGCTCTCCGTTGGATAAATTGTATCGTGAATTTGCTAATGAACTATATGTTGCCACGAATAAACATATTCAAGATTCTTTGGATCGTTGTTTCTTTCGGGCACGTGATATGGGCGATGAGGCTGAAATGGCAAGAATTAAAAAAGAGTCAATCCCTTATTACACAAAAGAAAAAGAGATAGAACAGGCATTGGTAAACAAATATTTGGAGAAAAACAGGAATAACCCTTTCGGGATATACCTCTATTATTCTAAAATATTTCAGTTTAAAAATTTTCCAACATTAAACGATGTTGATAAAGAGAGAGCCTATATTAAGACTTTCGGGTCCAAAGCAAAGAAAACCCGTTACATGACTTGGATGGGAGAACAATTGATGATTTACGAGAATTGTTCTATTGGTCATGAGGCTCCCGAAATTGTAGGAAAAGATACTTTAGGTAATATAATACGTTTGAGTGATTTACGGGGTAATTATGTGTTGATTGACTTTTGGCATTCATATTGTCATTGGTGTCGGAAAGAAGTTCCAGCATTAAAGAAAGCGTTGAAGCATTTTGAAGGAAAAAATTTTAAAATATTAGGCGTTTCTTCTGATTTCTATGAGGAGAGATGGAAAAAAATTATTCGGGAAGATGGGAGCTTTTGGGAGCACATGATTTTAGGACGAGGTAATCCGGCTTCACGCTTATATTGTGTTAGAGCTGTTCCATATATTGTGTTAATCGGCCCGGACGGGAAAATTTTGGCAAAAGAGTTGAGGGGGCAGGATTTAATAGATGTTCCGGATAAATTTGTGAAGTAA
- a CDS encoding PKD-like family lipoprotein, which produces MKNLKYIFILFLSLQFSCIDDKSKFGGDEIDSITIEDIEEYKEIEIGTKLEIKPTVITKFGDKSQLSYVWYKYNKEQAVPDTLSYEKDLDVVIGDVLPGVTTTLVFKVIDQQTGIFAMNKSSFVTVGKYSGGTLMLCRVDGENDLAMLKKDGKTLYENIYSYANDGNRLGKESKRIILTDSYEYNPLGHKSVIVTCDDETGGVYLDPVIFTRQNYMKEKFVLGEEMEGSLVITGYIATAEGDYLVVNGKVYNRVNGDKAKADWNPELVFLAEPRDYYAASSIGYSVGLMFYDNLHNRFMVNKDGVGYFSFITGKDYDFSNYDPNDIGEGIELIVMGNQSSRKDFMWELMKNTKTGEYILLKSKTGFNSSWQTIFVAEDKKVLSKSEFPHLYEASSFIAGTKLFFANSYPWKDYVLGQPNIFFFLSNNKIYAFNIGTLSEAVLIDGDVENYTITGMDCTEIKDPQGIEDTYVQLTVAVKDRGLSDKPGGIAVYRLNNVGGLSAEKIYAKTGFCDEVLYTVEKLN; this is translated from the coding sequence ATGAAAAATTTGAAATACATATTCATTCTATTTTTGTCACTTCAGTTTTCATGCATTGATGATAAATCAAAATTTGGTGGCGATGAGATAGATTCGATTACGATTGAAGATATCGAAGAGTATAAAGAAATAGAAATAGGCACAAAACTTGAAATAAAACCTACCGTGATCACGAAATTTGGTGATAAGTCCCAACTTTCTTATGTTTGGTATAAATATAATAAAGAACAAGCGGTGCCCGATACATTGTCATATGAAAAGGATTTGGATGTTGTAATTGGTGATGTACTTCCTGGTGTTACAACCACCTTGGTGTTCAAAGTGATTGACCAGCAGACAGGAATTTTTGCCATGAATAAATCTTCTTTTGTAACAGTAGGTAAGTATTCCGGAGGTACATTGATGTTGTGTCGGGTGGATGGAGAAAATGATCTGGCCATGTTAAAGAAAGATGGTAAAACATTGTATGAAAATATATATTCTTATGCGAACGATGGAAATCGATTGGGAAAAGAGTCTAAACGTATAATTTTGACTGATTCATACGAGTACAACCCTCTCGGTCATAAATCTGTAATTGTCACTTGTGATGATGAAACTGGTGGGGTTTACCTTGATCCAGTAATTTTTACAAGACAAAATTATATGAAAGAAAAATTTGTGTTGGGGGAGGAGATGGAAGGAAGTTTGGTTATTACGGGTTATATTGCGACTGCGGAAGGAGATTATTTGGTAGTGAACGGTAAGGTGTATAACAGGGTAAATGGAGATAAAGCAAAAGCAGATTGGAATCCGGAACTAGTATTTCTTGCAGAACCTAGAGATTATTATGCGGCTTCTTCAATTGGTTATTCTGTGGGACTTATGTTTTATGATAACCTGCATAATCGGTTTATGGTAAATAAAGATGGGGTCGGGTATTTTAGTTTTATTACCGGGAAAGATTATGATTTTTCCAATTATGATCCGAATGATATAGGAGAGGGAATTGAGTTGATTGTTATGGGAAATCAAAGTTCTCGTAAGGATTTTATGTGGGAATTGATGAAAAATACGAAAACGGGTGAATATATACTGCTTAAAAGTAAAACGGGCTTTAATTCATCTTGGCAAACGATATTTGTTGCTGAAGATAAAAAAGTTCTCTCGAAAAGTGAATTTCCCCATTTGTATGAAGCGTCGAGTTTTATTGCTGGAACGAAGTTGTTTTTTGCTAATTCCTATCCTTGGAAAGATTATGTTTTAGGGCAGCCTAATATTTTCTTCTTCTTGAGCAATAATAAGATATATGCGTTTAATATTGGAACGCTTTCCGAGGCGGTATTAATTGATGGTGATGTTGAGAATTACACCATAACGGGGATGGATTGCACCGAGATAAAAGATCCACAGGGTATAGAAGACACATATGTGCAACTTACTGTAGCTGTAAAAGATCGTGGTTTGAGTGATAAACCTGGAGGAATTGCCGTTTATCGTTTGAACAACGTTGGTGGTCTTTCCGCGGAAAAGATCTATGCAAAAACTGGATTCTGTGATGAGGTACTTTATACCGTAGAAAAGTTGAATTAA